The genomic region tttatagctttaacCACCTATGTAATAAAAGGgggtctcaaataaaaaatgttgggatgggtacagtggctcatgcctgtaatcccagcactttgagagactgaggtgggcagatcatgaggtcaggagatcgagaccatcctggctaacatggtgaatccctgtctctattaaaaatacaaaaaattagccaggcgtgaacttgggaggtggagcttgcagtaagccgagatcatgccactgcactccagcctgggcaacgaacaagactcttgtctcaaaaaaaaaaaaaaaaaaaaaaaattgtctttgaccaggtgcagtggctcatgcctgtaatcccagcactttgggaggccaaggtgggcaaatcacatgaggtcaggagtttgagaccagcctggtcaacatggagaaacctgatctctactaaaaatacaaaaattagctgggcgtggtggcatgtgcctgtagtcccagctactcgggaagctgaggcacaagaatcgcctgaacatgggaagcagaggttgcagtgagccaagatcatgccattgcactccagcctgagtgacagagtgagactttgtctcaaaaaagaaaaaaagtacaattcTACCTTAAATTAGATTAAATTAGAAAGCAGAACAAATGAAACCTAAAGAAAGATTAGAGAGGAACTTAGTAAACTAGAAAGCAGAAAAACCAAAAGTTAGTtccttgaaaagatcaacaaaattggcaaactCTTAGCTAGACTGACTACCAAAAGCATGAAAGAGGGGACATCACTACCAATCCTACAGAAATGAACAGGACTTggccgggcagagtggctcacgcctgtaatcccagcactacaggaggccgaggtgggtggatcacttgaggtcaggagttcaagaccagcctggccaacattgcaaaaccccatctctaccaaaaatacaaaaattagctgggtgtggggatgcatgcctgtattcccagctacttgggaggctgaggcaggagaatcgcttgaaccctggatggggaggttgcagtgtgctgagatcgtgccactgcactccaacctgggcaacagagtgagaccctgtctcaaaaaataaataaataaaaattagagcatatAGAAATGaataggctgggtggggtggctcatgactgtaatcctagcactttgggaggccaagccaggcggatcaccagaggtcaggagttcaagaccaacctggccaacatggtgagaccctgtctctactaaaaatacaaaaattagcagagcgtgggggcacatgcctgtaatcccggcttctagggaggctgaggcaggagaattacttgaaccctggaagtggaggttgcagtgaaccgagatcatgccactgcactccagcctgggtgacagagcgagactccgtctcaaaaaagaaggaaaaaaaaaaaaaaaggaaatgaatagtAATGAGCAAACATCATAGAAAATCTATGGGGATGCAGTCAAAGTTATACATGGAGAGAAACGGATAACTTCACTTGTTTTTATTAGTTAGCATGAAGAATCAAACCAATATATAAATTAAGTATTTATTTCAACATTCTAGAAAAACACCTGTAAAATAAACCCCCccaaaaagatggaaggaaaTTAGAAAGTAAAGAGCAGAAATTAGTTACTTTAAAAGAAAGAGTAGGCtgggcctcaaaaaaaaaaaaaaaaaaaaaaaaagagtagaattgATGAATAAAATCGAGCTATTTAATAGATATAGTTGCTAAgatttttctaggaaaaaattCTGGTAAGTGTGactgagagaaaaggagagagaaaaagaaaatatgggacATTCAGATGAAGAATGAAGGTTTATTCACAGagatgaaaaaagttaaaaattataaaagaaaattatgtgcAATTGTTTGCCTACATTTTTGAAATCTATATGGGATGCTTATATGTTACAAACTGTAAAAACCAattctagaaaaaattaaaaccccaaatagaccaataacaaaagAACACATTGAAAACGTATCAAAAGCCATGTCAGGAAAAGACACTTAATCCAGATCTTTTTGTGGATGAGTTCTATCAAATGTGGAAGAATCAGATAATTGTGATTTAATTTAGACTCTTagaaaacaaggctgggcacggtggctgacgcctgtaatcccaacatcttgggaggctaaggcgggaggatcccttgagcccaggagttcaagaccagcctggacaatagtgagtcccccatctctataaaaaaactaaaaaattgctgggagactgaagtgggaagactgcttgaacccaagagttcgaggctacaATGAGTCGGAaccgcatcactgcacttcagtctgggtaacagagtgagaccctatctcaaaaaaaaaataaaaataaaaaagggcagggtgtggtggctcacacctgtaatcccagcactttgggaggccgaggcaggtgaatcacgaggtcagaagatccagaccatcctggctaacacggtgaaaccctgtctcaactaaaatacaaaaacaaaaattagccgggtgtggtggcgggcacctgtagtcccagctacttgggaggctgaggcaggagaatggtgtgaacccgggaggtggaacttgcagtgagccgagatcgcaccattgtactccagcctgggcgagagccagactctgtctcaaaaaaaaaaaaaaaaaaaaaaaaaaaattagccaggcgtggtggtgggcacctgtaatcccagcactttggaggccaaggcgggtggatcacctgaggttaggagttcaagaccagcctggccaacatggtgaaaccctgtctctactaaaatacaaaaattagccgggcgtggtggtggacacttgtaatcccagctactcggaaggctgaggcaggagaattgcttgaacctgggaggcagaggttgtagtgagccgagatcgagatggtgccattgcactccagcctgagtgacacagcaagactccatctcaaaaaaaaaaaaaaaaaagagaaacgtTGCAAGGAAAGCACTTGGTGCAGTCTGGGGTAGTCAGTGATTGTTACGGTTACGCAGGGGTCTGTTTTGTTCATCGACAGGGATCCCTGCACCTGCCGTGAGGCCATGTGTGTCACTCTGAGGCTGCCGGGAGAGCCTCCAGCCAGGAGCCCTGATGCTGCCTCCTCCAATGGTTAAGCGGACGCCCTCACTCAGCTCAGGCGCAGGAAGCCAGCACTGCTGAGAGCAGGCAACTGGCTCCGTAGGAGTGAGGATACTGCTCTGACAGCCACAGAGGCGCACATGACTCCCCCGTTAGCTCATCTTCTGTGTGGCAGATCACCTCTGCCGCCTTCCCGTCTGGGAGCACCTGAGTCACTGTGGTCACGTCTGCAGGCAACAGACAAAGGGTCCCCATTCGGACAGGGATGGACACCTGTTTGTCCCGACCCACCCGGTAGGGCCTCAGGGCCACCATGGTGAGCAGGCTGAAGGGGGGTGACCTCTTAGGAGGACACCAGACTGCTGCACACCTGGACACCGGAGAGAGCTTACCTGTGATGTCACCCACGTGCTGGGGTGACTCAGTGCTCCTCTCTCGGGTGGAAGTTGCGTTCGGTGCTGCCGCAGTTCCTCCAACGTCTCCATGGCAACGTTCACACAGATTTCATAGAACATAAGGTGTTTGAGCTGGAAGGGACCTCAGAGATCGGCTCCTCCTGCCCCCTCATTTCATGGAGAGGGGAGCAGGCCCAGACAGGGAATGCCACATGCCCAGGGGCACATAGCAAGCCGGGGACCCCGCGGAGGGCACAGACCGCTGAGCTCCAGAGGAGGGTCTTGGGAGGTGCCCTGGGGGCACAGGCCGTGGCAGCTTTGCCACTCCCTGGCTTGCTAAGAGCCCCTTGAAGTCCAGCCCAGCTCTCTGCTGCTCAGCCACAGAGCTCTCCCTCGAGTGCCTGGCGGGAACAGGAGTAGGCAGGACAGGGCCCTGTCCTCAGGAGGCTCCCAGGCTGCTACAGCGGCCATGCAGCCGCCGGGGAAGGGCTGGAGAGCATCCAGGGAGCCAGAAGTGGGGCAGGAGGAGCCAGGGCAGGCTCCCTTGAGGGTGGGGCTCCAGGCAGAGTCTGGAAGCCTGAGGAGGCCTGACTCGTGCCTGCGCCCCCTCTCCTGGCACACAAGGGCCAGCCCGAGGGCCCCACTCTGGGGGCAGAGTGTAGGGAAGAGACTGGAAAATGGGGGCCAGAAAGAGACTGTCCTGATCCATGGCTCCCAGGGGTCATTTTGGCTGGGGGCTCACAGCACACATCCTTCCAGACACCCAGGACAGTCAGAAGGAACCGGCAGGAGTTAGAGGGCACGGTGTAAGGATGCCAGGGGGCCGGGCCGTCAGAGGGTAACAGGAGCGAAAGTCCCAGAGCAAGGCCCCAAGGAGACCCAGGGCGCTCTCTCCCCTCGAGGACAGGAACCCATGGAGACCTTCCGCTCCCTGGCAGAGCCAGCTCTGCACCAGAAGGGTGCGGGGCTGTAGCACCCCTCCCAGGGGAACACGGACCTCACTCTCCGCCCCCAGCTCCCAGGGCCCATCTCAAACTTGGACCCTGTCTCAGGGACCTGCCCTGGCCCACAGGACTCCTCTGTTCTCCAGTTCTGAAGATGCCAAGAATCCGGACATCCCAAGGCCTCCCTGCTGAACTTTCCCACCATGCCGGCCCCTGCCTTGCCCTCGCTGGCCCCCGCCTTGCCCTTGCTGGCTGCCTGTTctagttttatttgttgttgttgttgttttttgagatggagtcttgttccgtcgcccaggctagagtgcggtggtgcgatctcagctcactgcaagttccccctcccaggttcacacgattcttctgcctcagcctcccgagtagctgggactacaggcgcccgccaccacacccggctaattttttgtatttttagtagagacagggtttcactgtgttagccaggatggtctcgatctcctgacctcgtgatctgcctgcctcggcctcccaaagtgctgctgggattacaggcgtgagccaccgcgcccggccttttttttttttttttttttttgagaccaagtttcgctcttgtcgcccaggctggagtacgatggcgcgatctcagctcaccacaacctccgcctcctgggttcaagcgattctcctgcctcagcctcctgagtagctgggactacaggcgccagccaccacacctggctaattttgtatttttagtagagacagggtttcaccatgttggccaggctggtctcaaactcctggcctcaagtgatctgcctgctcagcctcccaaagtgctgggattacaggcgtgagccaccacacctggcctctttcacCAATTTAATAGCTGCTTATGGAGGCCCAGAGCTGGCTGCTGGGGACAGCAGTTGACCAAGACAAGCTGCTTCCTGTGCCCGGAGAGCTTACACTCCAGAGGGTGAAACAGATGGCAAACACAGCAACCAAGAGACATAATGATCAAAGATTCCGAGGCCTGCTGGAAGCCAAGAGAGGGGTCTATGATGCAGGCACCCAGAGCTCCCCATTTTCAAGAGAAACCAGAGACTTGGATTTGTATGTAAACTCTCCTAATTTTAAAGGTTGCCAGCGCAAGCCCGTTTCCTCTGCTCTCTCAAGGCTCCCCTCCCCGCCTGGCCTCCCACTTTCTCCAGCGCgcctgcctcctcctcttcctgggggccCCATCCGCACTCCTCCCCCTGCAGGATGCCCTACTTGCACCCAACTCCTCCTGCTGCCCGCGCCCTGGGGGTACCTGAGCAGCAGCTGGCAGGACGGGGTCCACTGGACTGGGAGTCCACTGCCCAGGACCCTGGGGCCAGTGCACAGCAGCTGCTGAGGCCCCCAGCTCAGACCCTGGGCCAGCCATCCTGAAAGAGGCCTTGTAGCACGGGTGGACACCTGGAGTCCCCAGGGCTGCAGCTGCAGAAGCTAAATGCCTCTACCCGGGCCCAGTGCACACACACTGGGGGTTGGTCTGGAAGAGCTGGGGGGCCAGAGGAGTGAGACAAGGAAGGGTTCTGAGAGGGCTTCCGGGTTTGCCCCCCAGCTCTGCCAGGTTCCTGGGGATTAAGTCTACAGGGATTTCTGCCATGGGACGGTTTATGTTCTCTGGAGCTGGAGTTCCCAGGaacaaatcctagctctgcccttCCTAGCCTGCTGACCTTGCACAGGCTCCTTGCCtttctgggcctcggtttccccatctggaCACTGAGGGCAGTACCCACCTTGCAGGATAACTTTGAAGAGGTcgtgtgcctggcacacaacagTGCTTGCTGTAGGGCAGGCTTCCACGGCCTCTGCCAGGCCCTCTCGAGGAATCACTCTGCTGGGCAGTGCCCCTCCATCTGTGTTTTCTCAGGCCTCTGACCCGAGAGGCAGCCAATTGTTTGGACTCTGGGCACTGCCAGCTGGGAGGGCTCAGGTCTCTGAAGGGCCCAAGGTCCTGGTGACAGCTGTCAGGTCTCCGGGGACAGCCGGGTCATCTCTCCAGCTCCCAAAGAAACACCAAGAAGCCCCCGCATGCCAAGGACACCACCCCTCTGGACCACTGTGCCCCAGCTCTGACCACTGCATTCCCATCTTCTCTGTGAGAGGGGGTGACAGAGCTCCAGTGCAGCCCAGGTTGGGGAGGTGGGTCTGCCAGGGACCAGCTTAGGATTTGGAGAATCGGCCCCGGCCACCTGAAGGTCCGAACCTGGAGGGGAAGGACAAGGGGCCAGCCACACAGCCTGGGCAGGGGCCTCTGCTTTCCACCTTTCAGACCCTGAGGGCAGAGTCCCGTGGGAGGGGACCCTCAGGGCCCGGGGGCTGGCTGCCACAGCGACTTCCTCCTTCCCGCAGATCCCCAGGCGTGCACAGCAGGCAGAAGCTGTGGGGGAGATCGCCGCGCCCGCTGTGTCCTCCCGGTGACCAGctgtcacctgagcccagggcgCCTGCCCCAGCAGCCTGGTGTGTTTGCCAAGCCAGGGCTGGAGCTTCCTGGACCCGCCTACCCTGGAGGGGATGGAGCAGTGAAGGGCACCGGGCCAAGCGCTAGGCATCTGGGGCTAAGGAGACAGAAGCCCGCGGTGCCCGTCCATGCGGGCCCTCTGCCCCAGCACCCACATCTCAGGACACCCCTTCCTCCCAGGTCTGGCGGTCCAGTTTGGGGGTCACCGAGCTGGGGTGGTGTGCAGCCAGCAGAGGGGATTCAGGATCCCGGGGTGACTCCTGGCCCAGGCCTGTCACCCCACAGCTGGCTCCTGGCCCCAAGGCAGCCCCGGGCAGGGGTCGTGATCGGGGGCGGGACGGGGCCCGGACCTCCTGACCTCCCCCGCCCCGCCGAGCGGGGGTGTATTTGCATGTCCCCGCCCCACGCACGGCattggcggcggcggcgggaggcCGGGCCTGAGTGGCTGCGCGCCCGTGgagcggcgggggcggggcgcgAGCCGGGCGCCCGGGATgatgccgccgccgccgccgccgccgccaggggaagggttcgggttcgggtccGGGTCGGGCTCGGCTGGCGCGGGGTGCGGGACGGCCCAGGGCACGGCGGCTGCAGCGGGAGCACACTGAGCGCCCGCCCGCCATGTCCAGGAAGAAGACCCCCAAGAGCAAAGGGGCCAGCACCCCCGCTGCCTCCACGCTGCCCACCGCCAACGGGGCCCGACCGGCGCGCTCCGGGACTGCGCTTTCCGGCCCCGACGCGCCGCCCAACGGGCCCTTGCAGCCCGGCCGGCCCTCGCTTGGCGGCGGTGTCGACTTCTACGACGTCGCCTTCAAGGTGAGCCAGGCACCCGCCCCCCAGGCCAGCGCAGCAGGTGGCGCCCGGCCTGAGCCATGGGTTGGGGGTCGGACAGGGGGTGCAGGGCCTGCGGCCCCAGGGCGCGGAGCCCACGCGGGAGGAACCCCGTGGGGCTTGCACGGTGCATCGTGCACACACAGCTGTCCATCCCAGGTCTGGGGTATCCAACAGCTGGCAGggcctgtcccccaccccccaggcggcatggtggcacaagggTCCCGCGACCATCAGTGCCTGCGTCCCGCGCCCCAGTGCCCTGGCCCCCGCCCGGGGTCTCACCATTTCCCATATGCTGCCCTCCCTCAACCCAGTTGGctgtggggcttttttttttttttttttttttgctggggggAAGAGGTTTGCCAGATGGATGGGGAACCCTGGGACTCCAGACCAAGGCAGAGGCTGTGTGGACTTGGCAGGGGGCCGGGAGGACCATCTTTGGGTTTGGTAGCACAGGTTTCGGGGAGAAGGCCTGACTGCTGCCCACTTGCACCTCCCCCCAACCTCAGACTTGGCCCAGGTCTCTCTTCAGATCGAGATCTGATCCTAATGGGGCAAATTCCTCTTGAGCCTTGCTGGGGTCATGTCCCTACTGGGATGTGGAGAAGCCCCCGGTAGAGGCCTCCCCAAGTCTCTTAGGAGGTACCCAGCTGCCACCCCACCTGCTCCCCTCCCAGATGATGTCCACCGTGTGGGGGTATGGACGTTAGGGAGGGTCCGGGATGCAGGTGGCTGCCCTCACTCCCCGCTGACTGAGACGGCCACTGTGCAGAAGGACAGAGCAGCCCCAGCCTTTCAGAGGCAGACGCTGGGTGTCCAGCCCATCGGGGTCCCTGGCCCCGCTGAGCCTGCAGGCCTGGGCTGCCTCCCTCCACTCCTCACCTGCAGCCCCCTTCTGACCAGGCCAGCTCAGGGCAGACCAGACTCCCCCCAACCCTCCTGCTTGTCCTAGGTCATGCTGGTGGGGGACTCGGGCGTGGGGAAGACCTGTCTGCTGGTGCGATTCAAGGACGGTGCTTTCCTGGCGGGGACCTTCATCTCCACCGTAGGCATTGACTTCCGGGTGAGTGGAGGCCCTGGCCTGGCCCCACATCAGAGTCCTGCCGGTACCCCTGAGCAGCAAGATCTCTGTGATCCCCGTGGTACCGACAGGCTCGAGGCCTGGACCCCAGAAgctgcctgcctcgaccttccaACACCTGGGCTGGTGGCTGCACCCGACAAGCATAGTTAGTTGCCCTATGCCAGGGGCTGGCATTACCCAGGGACCATATCCTGTGCCTTGGGGGAGGCGGACACTGTTGCCTACAGGGTGGTGGGTCAGAGGAAGTCAAGGGCCACGTCCACTTGGGGCCAGCAGTGCTGCCTCGGTACAGAGGCCTTACTGGGCCCTAGAAGCACGTGCTCCCTGCAGAGCCTGAGCGAGGGTTTCCAGGGCTTGCCTACAGGAGAGGACCCTGCTCTTGGGTGAGGAGcgcccaccctcacccccaccagcTGGAATTCCTCGTGCTGAGGTGCCGGCTTGTCCTCAGCAAatcttaaatttgcatttttctcaccCTTTAATTAGAGCCAGTTAgagggaggatggaggaagggctGTTCCAGGGACAGGAAAAGGGGCTCCCTCCAGTCTGGGGAGCTGTTCTCTACCCCGTCTGGGGGGTTCCAAGTCCCCTCAAGTCCTCTGGGATGGAGTGACGACTGAAGTGCCCAAGGGGGCCAGGCCAGTCCTGTCTGGTCCCCACTTCCCCACCTCCCTCTTGGCTCTCGGGCAGGTGGTAAGAGGTGAGGCCATTTGGTTCGCACTCTCGTTCAGGGTGCCAGGGAAGGCGGTGTCCTCCCCAGCCCAGCAGATGGCCCTGCCTGGTTCCCGGGAGACCCAGAAGCACTCTGACAGCAGGAGCTCAGGCTGAGGGAGGTGGCACAGGTTCCAGCTGCCCAGGGCCTCAGACTGCGGCTGaagccccccgcccccaccccaacaGATGGGACTGGGGCTAGACCACTCCTTGCCTTACGTCTACTCGTTAACTGGGAGGGCCCGGCTGGGGACGCTGCCAGGCAGTTCTGGGATCTGCGGTTACTGCCTTGGGTCAGacaggcccaggcccagccctgacAATCCCAGCAAGGAGtggctttaattttttattcttttgaagcagggtctcactctgtcgccctggctggagtgcagtggtgatcatggtggactgcaacctccaacttctgggttcaagccatcctgaGTCTTTCAAATTAGCAAAAagagctactgggaaggctgaggcattgCAGCTCGTTAGTTCCTGCACccatgtgcagatgaggaaaccgaggcagtGTCAGTAAGAGGCCTGGTGGGGTCATGAGTTCAAATAAGTCAGCGTAAGAGGCTCTAAGCAGGAATAGTGCAGAGGCTGCGGGGAGAGGCCTGCACTTGCAGGTGTGGGTGAGGTCAAATTGGCTTAAAGGAAGCCTGCAGGGGCTGGGCTGGACCTGGGAGCTGGGAGGTCTCAGGGGACAGGAAGGCAGTGAAGCTAGTGGGGCCAGAGGCTGGGCTGGGCCCATGCCAGAGCTGCCTGGTTCTGTCTGTTTCAGAACAAAGTGGATAACTCAGCATCCCAGCCTAGGCCAAATGCCACTGAAGATGGACCTGCCCCCTGGGGACCCAGGAGTCCTACCACTCAGCTGTCCCCAGGAGTGCCCAGACCCTCATTCTTATCCAAGGACCTAGGAGCCCTACCCCTGGCCTTCCCTCATCAGCCATAAATGATGATTTACTGCTGTTACCATCATCACTGCCTTCAGTGACCAAGGGCCTTCCAAGGTGCCAGCTCTGGAACGAAGGATGCCCTTGGGAGGTGATGACACTCAGGTACACGGGTGCTCAGCAGATTGCTTCCTCCTATCCTCAGACGGTCTTTGCATGCATGCAGCCATTGGCACTCCCATTGTATGGAAGGAAAccagcccagggtcacacagctggtcagcAGCAACATAGCTGGTCTCAAATCTAAGGTGCCTGGCCATGCCTCCATGAGGGACCACCTGCAAGGGAGGTTGATCCTGGCTTTGGGGAGCCTTTCCTGGGCTGCACGAATAACCTCCATTGTTTGAGACCCCAAACTCTGCTCAcatcttcctttccctgtctctGCTTGGGCTATGATCACGGTGACTCTAGCAACCCTTCATGGACATTATAGTACTCTCTGCTATTCACTTTTGGTCTAATCTGACTTCAACCCCCACTTACTGGGTCTCTCCTTTTACAACCAACACAACCGAAatctagggcttttttttttttttttttttttttttttttttttttttttgagacagagtctcattccattctgtcacccaggctggagtgcaatggtacgatctcggctcactgcaacctccgcctcccgggttcaagggattgtcctgcctcagcctcctgagtagctgggattacaggcgtgtgccaccatgcctggctaatttttgtatttttagtagagacggggtttcaccatgttggtcaggctggtctcgaactcctaacctcgtgatacgcctgcctcagcctcccaaagttctgggattacaggcatgagccaccatgcccagccaaatctagGGCTGGAACATGGCTacagcatataaatagaattgAATTCCATAGTTTTGTTAACcctgttatttgtttgtttgtagttgttgctgtttttgagacagagtctcgctctgtcgcctaggctggagtgcaatggtgcaatctcggctcacggcagactctgcctcccgggttcaaactattctcctgcctcagcctcccaagtaggtgggactacaggcgcccaccaccacacccggctaatttttgtattttattagagacagggtttcaccatattggccaggctggtctggaactcctgaccttgtgatccgcccacctcggcctcccaaagtgctgggattacaggcgtgagccaccacacccagcccctggtttgtttttgttttgcttgtttcttagggttgtttttctatttatggtaaaggcattggctttccatttgtagcATCAATAGAATATTTCCTGTTAACAATAACCTTATGTCAtagtaaatggtaaagggatttaaagcagtggttttcagctgCCAGAGGCCTGAGTGAGTTTGGGCACACTCTGTGTGATCGGGCAGAAGGCCTGTGGGAAGTTTAGCTgaggacagggccaggaaaggtgatggacagtgggggtctgtcctggtcaccaggcccctgggtcctgcccacctgcttggagctccccacccatcacacatgatgctgccaagccctctgggtattgtgggcaaataccttaagagagaagctgatgaactttgtttcttgaaatgcacagattccttggacatccctgagagatcaatcatgaaagtcaacttggttttctccccctcatttgggttcagaatttaaagtccacacacacaggcagtaagatgatatagataaggacatcatcacttggtttcggatgttaaaatgtctaggtgggttaggggtgatttgagatcacacaaccttgtgccacaaagaggaattcccaggccagagggagacattttattgccatgttatgatcttatcattgagttgaaaggcaatcttgtttcattttggattctttcttatgtttatgtcttataagggcactttgaatttccaagcaaataataattttgaattagcttttaatcattgacttctagcacagttatatgatcagaaacatgctgtgtgatttgattgctctcaaatatattgagatttgctggaacaaaataagtcaggttaatttttgtaaatgtaccatgcatgcttaaaatgaatgtatctACATTTGTTCCTGAGATACAGGTTGATGGGCGGATGGCTACATGGATGTGATGGAGATGGTTTACTATCGGGACCTTCCGTATCCTGCTGATGCTTTGTTGCTTAAGATATGAATGGCTGAGCAGAGGCTGTAAAACCTGGCACTCTGCTTGGGTATGAGGTTTTTCCTGCCATcctgccatcatttgttttttatgttttgtcgccAAAAGTGACTTTGAGGAACCGTGggagctcaggaaggaaggagcgcccagaagcagggacagggagctggtTGGGGAGGACCAGAAATCAGGTTTGTGAAGGTTCCAGAGAGGACCTGTCCTTGCGAGGAGTATGGGGgactgagatgggggaggggtcatTGGAATGATGCGGGTGCTAGTTGGAATGTCCATTGTGAGGCACTACCGGGGTCATCAGGGATTGGTGGAGAGGGAGTATAAAGCCCCAGGGTTGCTAAGGGAGGGCCCAGACCGAAGGTTTGGTGGATAGCAGAACGTTTGTCTCCCTCTAATTGCTCCTAAGCCTCACGCTCCCTTGCCGCATGTGTCCTGTTGCTTCCCTGATCTTCTCCGTGACCTGTAGCTAAACCTTCCACCTGCGCTTGGGAACTTAATTTGAACCGGATCCTTTCCCAgacccctttcttcttctcctcctcctcctccaactcctccaggtgcccaacagcccccttctcctcctttcccttcccttacttccccccttcccctccccttcccctcccctccccctccccaactcagATCCGGCCCCGGTCCcggtccccttccctcccccctgccctaagccacctccacctctgtcctggccgcc from Pan troglodytes isolate AG18354 chromosome 18, NHGRI_mPanTro3-v2.0_pri, whole genome shotgun sequence harbors:
- the LOC134806982 gene encoding uncharacterized protein LOC134806982 isoform X1, producing MIKDSEACWKPREGSMMQAPRAPHFQEKPETWIYPQACTAGRSCGGDRRARCVLPVTSCHLSPGRLPQQPGVFAKPGLELPGPAYPGGDGAVKGTGPSARHLGLRRQKPAVPVHAGPLPQHPHLRTPLPPRKKTPKSKGASTPAASTLPTANGARPARSGTALSGPDAPPNGPLQPGRPSLGGGVDFYDVAFKVMLVGDSGVGKTCLLVRFKDGAFLAGTFISTVGIDFRQGLTLSPWLECSGDHGGLQPPTSGFKPS
- the LOC134806982 gene encoding uncharacterized protein LOC134806982 isoform X2 — encoded protein: MIKDSEACWKPREGSMMQAPRAPHFQEKPETWIYPQACTAGRSCGGDRRARCVLPVTSCHLSPGRLPQQPGVFAKPGLELPGPAYPGGDGAVKGTGPSARHLGLRRQKPAVPVHAGPLPQHPHLRTPLPPRKKTPKSKGASTPAASTLPTANGARPARSGTALSGPDAPPNGPLQPGRPSLGGGVDFYDVAFKVMLVGDSGVGKTCLLVRFKDGAFLAGTFISTVGIDFRGLTLSPWLECSGDHGGLQPPTSGFKPS